From one Musa acuminata AAA Group cultivar baxijiao chromosome BXJ2-6, Cavendish_Baxijiao_AAA, whole genome shotgun sequence genomic stretch:
- the LOC103987755 gene encoding uncharacterized protein LOC103987755 isoform X2 — protein MEHGEDNGEKKLLEAGFGASEVKKQWKNPLQVQILENAYAVAPNPSAAMKEELAKLTGLDYKQVQYWFGNRRYMDRHGPRRYRTRNEGDGKFVNFAAVSNSGLSSSSTSFADPVVGTESSSSRRNSEMLQHLVPERLAQLFTQMQDQQSVTVHVEKKLGHPLRADGPILGVEFKPLPPGAFGAPLAQQRSSLWPCDGKVTERPTVKSIKIHSLGSTSDNGNQKHDLTEVQKIVDAKKERDSGVPDVGHGDPGPGGHGQGGEGSSHLQMGMVENHISAVVAFKEVENKNFNKVVMNQTADLPHQVGHWHGYSRYFVKPRERSHSSITDTGDTRVSYFSNTGRCVRPLIAEWNEREKKAVYIDNDNESSLSWSTGSDSTCSDGFDDQATENGRHYAQTNSVDPCDIDIENDDIHKDHNRQEVVDVDLNVEDDEDETDDEDTNMKEESKDKKMEVNEDRRTSPLSSEQTA, from the exons ATGGAGCACGGCGAAGACAATGGTGAAAAGAAGCTTCTTGAGGCGGGATTCGGGGCCTCGGAGGTCAAGAAGCAGTGGAAGAATCCGTTGCAAGTCCAGATCCTTGAGAACGCTTACGCAG TGGCGCCGAATCCATCTGCGGCCATGAAGGAAGAGTTGGCCAAGTTGACTGGGCTGGACTACAAGCAAGTCCAGTACTGGTTTGGAAATAGGAGGTATATGGATCGGCATGGCCCTCGGAGGTACAGAACTAGGAACGAGGGTGATGGGAAGTTTGTGAATTTCGCAGCTGTTTCCAATTCCGGCTTGAGCTCCAGCTCAACGTCATTTGCTGACCCAGTGGTTGGTACTGAATCCTCAAGTTCAAGGAGGAACTCTGAGATGCTGCAACACTTGGTGCCTGAAAGGCTAGCTCAACTCTTCACACAAATGCAAGATCAGCAAAGTGTGACCGTGCACGTTGAGAAAAAGCTTGGGCATCCTTTGAGGGCTGATGGGCCGATTCTTGGTGTTGAGTTTAAGCCTTTGCCGCCTGGTGCTTTTGGGGCACCTTTAG CACAACAGAGATCATCACTGTGGCCTTGTGATGGCAAAGTAACTGAGAGGCCAACCGTCAAGTCGATCAAG ATACATTCATTAGGATCTACCAGTGACAATGGTAACCAAAAGCATGATCTCACAGAAGTTCAAAAGATAGTTGATGCCAAGAAAGAAAGGGATTCAGGTGTTCCTGATGTTGGACATGGCGATCCTGGACCAGGGGGTCATGGCCAAGGCGGAGAAGGTAGTAGTCATCTTCAGATGGGAATGGTAGAAAATCATATCTCTGCTGTAGTAGCCTTCAAGGAAGTAGAAAACAAGAACTTCAACAAGGTGGTAATGAATCAGACAGCTGACCTTCCACATCAGGTCGGTCATTGGCATGGATATAGCCGTTATTTTGTGAAGCCGCGAGAGAGATCTCACAGTAGTATAACAGATACTGGGGACACAAGAGTAAGCTATTTCAGCAACACTGGAAGATGCGTCAGACCTCTTATTGCTGAGTGGAATGAAAGAGAGAAGAAGGCAGTTTATATTGACAATGACAATGAGAGTTCTCTATCATGGTCCACTGGATCTGATTCAACTTGCAGTGACGGGTTTGATGATCAGGCAACCGAAAATGGAAGGCATTATGCCCAAACCAATTCAGTAGATCCATGTGATATAGATATTGAAAATGATGATATACACAAGGATCACAACAGGCAGGAAGTCGTGGATGTTGATCTGAATGTTGAGGATGATGAAGATGAGACAGATGATGAGGATACCAACATGAAAGAGGAGTCCAAGGACAAGAAAATGGAGGTTAATGAAGACAGAAGAACATCACCCCTTTCTTCAGAACAAACTGCTTAA
- the LOC135583526 gene encoding uncharacterized protein LOC135583526 isoform X2, which produces MAAQVENMPGGWPFGLESMTVRLSMGNFQAAATSTNSHHMHSDSFASYSSSDLDTLSTRSFFQDRSITLGSLIGMTPVDRNVRLAKSFLSEELERASRINLPHDSAESDEEMFSCCICVAFMDNVLPGRTGSRY; this is translated from the exons ATGGCTGCTCAG GTTGAAAACATGCCTGGTGGTTGGCCATTTGGACTGGAGAGCATGACCGTCAGATTGAGCATGGGGAACTTTCAAGCTGCTGCAACATCAAcaaattcacatcatatgcattcAGATAGTTTTGCCTCATACTCTTCCTCCGACCTCGACACACTG TCCACCAGATCCTTCTTTCAAGACCGCAGCATCACTCTGGGCAGTTTAATTGGGATGACACCAGTAGACAGAAATGTACGCCTCGCGAAATCATTTTTGTCTGAAGAGTTGGAGCGTGCTTCAAGGATAAACTTACCGCATGATTCTGCAGAGAGCGATGAAGAGATGTTCTCCTGCTGCATTTGTGTTGCATTTATGGACAATGTTCTTCCCGGCAGGACTGGTTCAAGATACTGA
- the LOC135583526 gene encoding uncharacterized protein LOC135583526 isoform X1, translating to MMHSKVENMPGGWPFGLESMTVRLSMGNFQAAATSTNSHHMHSDSFASYSSSDLDTLSTRSFFQDRSITLGSLIGMTPVDRNVRLAKSFLSEELERASRINLPHDSAESDEEMFSCCICVAFMDNVLPGRTGSRY from the exons ATGATGCACTCTAAG GTTGAAAACATGCCTGGTGGTTGGCCATTTGGACTGGAGAGCATGACCGTCAGATTGAGCATGGGGAACTTTCAAGCTGCTGCAACATCAAcaaattcacatcatatgcattcAGATAGTTTTGCCTCATACTCTTCCTCCGACCTCGACACACTG TCCACCAGATCCTTCTTTCAAGACCGCAGCATCACTCTGGGCAGTTTAATTGGGATGACACCAGTAGACAGAAATGTACGCCTCGCGAAATCATTTTTGTCTGAAGAGTTGGAGCGTGCTTCAAGGATAAACTTACCGCATGATTCTGCAGAGAGCGATGAAGAGATGTTCTCCTGCTGCATTTGTGTTGCATTTATGGACAATGTTCTTCCCGGCAGGACTGGTTCAAGATACTGA
- the LOC103987755 gene encoding uncharacterized protein LOC103987755 isoform X1 — MEHGEDNGEKKLLEAGFGASEVKKQWKNPLQVQILENAYAVAPNPSAAMKEELAKLTGLDYKQVQYWFGNRRYMDRHGPRRYRTRNEGDGKFVNFAAVSNSGLSSSSTSFADPVVGTESSSSRRNSEMLQHLVPERLAQLFTQMQDQQSVTVHVEKKLGHPLRADGPILGVEFKPLPPGAFGAPLAQQRSSLWPCDGKVTERPTVKSIKAATSLPMSGCCLMTNFSNEGTDISTRDFDALNPDGSPRVVEEYQLFPMQPSWLDSYERVKQAICPLSPANTLNNQVLTSAEGQTVSEYVSAASAFTPQGQLSDSTNQSQQGKQMTISSTLNGHQKAPDHLYRSSASDSQDKNHPATRSDNQFPSSDQIITCNANKLRSEKIHSLGSTSDNGNQKHDLTEVQKIVDAKKERDSGVPDVGHGDPGPGGHGQGGEGSSHLQMGMVENHISAVVAFKEVENKNFNKVVMNQTADLPHQVGHWHGYSRYFVKPRERSHSSITDTGDTRVSYFSNTGRCVRPLIAEWNEREKKAVYIDNDNESSLSWSTGSDSTCSDGFDDQATENGRHYAQTNSVDPCDIDIENDDIHKDHNRQEVVDVDLNVEDDEDETDDEDTNMKEESKDKKMEVNEDRRTSPLSSEQTA; from the exons ATGGAGCACGGCGAAGACAATGGTGAAAAGAAGCTTCTTGAGGCGGGATTCGGGGCCTCGGAGGTCAAGAAGCAGTGGAAGAATCCGTTGCAAGTCCAGATCCTTGAGAACGCTTACGCAG TGGCGCCGAATCCATCTGCGGCCATGAAGGAAGAGTTGGCCAAGTTGACTGGGCTGGACTACAAGCAAGTCCAGTACTGGTTTGGAAATAGGAGGTATATGGATCGGCATGGCCCTCGGAGGTACAGAACTAGGAACGAGGGTGATGGGAAGTTTGTGAATTTCGCAGCTGTTTCCAATTCCGGCTTGAGCTCCAGCTCAACGTCATTTGCTGACCCAGTGGTTGGTACTGAATCCTCAAGTTCAAGGAGGAACTCTGAGATGCTGCAACACTTGGTGCCTGAAAGGCTAGCTCAACTCTTCACACAAATGCAAGATCAGCAAAGTGTGACCGTGCACGTTGAGAAAAAGCTTGGGCATCCTTTGAGGGCTGATGGGCCGATTCTTGGTGTTGAGTTTAAGCCTTTGCCGCCTGGTGCTTTTGGGGCACCTTTAG CACAACAGAGATCATCACTGTGGCCTTGTGATGGCAAAGTAACTGAGAGGCCAACCGTCAAGTCGATCAAG GCAGCCACATCGTTGCCCATGTCGGGTTGTTGTTTAATGACAAACTTCTCTAATGAAGGAACTGATATCTCCACTCGAGATTTTGATGCACTTAATCCTGATGGTTCTCCCAGGGTTGTTGAGGAATACCAACTTTTTCCAATGCAACCAAGCTGGCTAGATAGTTATGAAAGAGTAAAACAGGCTATTTGCCCTTTATCTCCAGCTAATACTTTAAATAATCAGGTATTAACGTCTGCTGAAGGGCAGACTGTTAGTGAATATGTAAGTGCAGCTTCAGCGTTTACCCCTCAAGGTCAGCTATCAGATTCCACCAATCAATCTCAACAAGGCAAACAAATGACTATTTCTTCAACTCTAAATGGTCATCAGAAAGCCCCAGATCATTTGTATAGAAGTTCAGCTTCTGATTCTCAGGATAAGAATCATCCAGCTACTCGATCGGACAATCAGTTTCCATCGTCTGATCAAATAATTACCTGCAATGCCAATAAGCTTCGAAGTGAGAAG ATACATTCATTAGGATCTACCAGTGACAATGGTAACCAAAAGCATGATCTCACAGAAGTTCAAAAGATAGTTGATGCCAAGAAAGAAAGGGATTCAGGTGTTCCTGATGTTGGACATGGCGATCCTGGACCAGGGGGTCATGGCCAAGGCGGAGAAGGTAGTAGTCATCTTCAGATGGGAATGGTAGAAAATCATATCTCTGCTGTAGTAGCCTTCAAGGAAGTAGAAAACAAGAACTTCAACAAGGTGGTAATGAATCAGACAGCTGACCTTCCACATCAGGTCGGTCATTGGCATGGATATAGCCGTTATTTTGTGAAGCCGCGAGAGAGATCTCACAGTAGTATAACAGATACTGGGGACACAAGAGTAAGCTATTTCAGCAACACTGGAAGATGCGTCAGACCTCTTATTGCTGAGTGGAATGAAAGAGAGAAGAAGGCAGTTTATATTGACAATGACAATGAGAGTTCTCTATCATGGTCCACTGGATCTGATTCAACTTGCAGTGACGGGTTTGATGATCAGGCAACCGAAAATGGAAGGCATTATGCCCAAACCAATTCAGTAGATCCATGTGATATAGATATTGAAAATGATGATATACACAAGGATCACAACAGGCAGGAAGTCGTGGATGTTGATCTGAATGTTGAGGATGATGAAGATGAGACAGATGATGAGGATACCAACATGAAAGAGGAGTCCAAGGACAAGAAAATGGAGGTTAATGAAGACAGAAGAACATCACCCCTTTCTTCAGAACAAACTGCTTAA